The genomic window CGCGAAGGAGGTCACCCCCCGGATCAACGACTACTGGGAGCGCGCGGAGTTCCCGTTCGAGCTGGTGCCGGGCTTCGCCGAGCTGGGCATCGCCGGCGGCACCATCGAGGGCTACGGCTCCCCCGGCATGAGCGCCGTCGCGGCCGGTCTCGTCGCCGCGGAGCTCGCCCGCGCCGACGGCAGCATCGGCACCTTCAACGGGGTGCACAGCTTCCTGGCGATGCAGTCGATCGCGCTGCTGGGCTCGGAGGAGCAGCGCGAGCGGTTCCTGCCCGAGATGGCGCGGATGGAGAAGATCGGCGCGTTCGGGCTCACCGAGCCGCGGCACGGCTCGGACGCCGTCGCGCTGGAGACCCGCGCCCGCCGCGACGGCGACTCCTTCGTCCTCGACGGGCAGAAGAAGTGGATCGGCAACGGCTCGATCGCCGACTACGTGCTGATCTGGGCGCGCGACGAGGAGGGCGCCGTCGGCGGGTACGTCGTCGAGAAGGGGACGCCCGGGTTCACCGCGCGGGTCATGACCGGCAAGACGGCGCTGCGGGCGGTGTGGCAGGCCGAGATCACCCTCGAGGGCGCCCGCGTACCGGCCGAGAACAAGCTGGAGAACTGCCGGTCGTTCAAGGACGTCTCCACCATCCTCGACCGCACCCGCTATACCGTCGCCTGGCGGGCGCTGGGCGTGGCGATGGCCTCCTACGAGCTGGCGCTGGCGCACTGCCTGGGCCGGGAGCAGTTCGGCCAGCCGATCGCCGGCTACCAGCTCGTGCAGGAGAAGCTCGCCACGATGCTGGCCGAGATCACGAACATGCAGCTGATGTGCTGGCGGCTGTCCGGTCTCGCCGACGCCGGCCGCATGACCGCGGCTATGGCGTCGCTGGCCAAGCGGCACTGCTGCGCGGCCGCGCGGGCGATCGTGGCCGACGCCCGCGACCTGTTCGGCGGCGACGGGATCCTGCTCGAGCACCACATCGCCCGGCACCACGCCGACATCGAGGCCATCTACACCTTCGAGGGCACCGACCACGTGCAGGCGCTCATCGTCGGCCGGGAGATCACCGGGCTGTCGGCGATCAGCGGCCGCCGGCGCTGAGCCCCGCCGCGCCGGGCCGCGCGGCGCTCGGCCCGCGCGGCTGAGCGTGGCGGCCTCCCGGACGAGCCCGGACAGCCGGCGGCACTCCCGGCAGCGGGTGCGCCCGGCGCCGATGCGCTCCCACCGCTGGCAGCCCCAGATCTGCACGATCGCCCCGCACGGGGCCAGCTCCACCTCGCCGTCGAGCTCGTCCGCCGGGCGCAGCGCCGGAACGGCGTGCCACCGGATCCGCGCCGACCTCTGACCGGCCTGTGACCACCGGTCCGGGCGCGCGGACCCGACGGCGAAGGGCTCCACGCCGGGGCTGTGCCCTGCGTCACCGGGAGGCGTCCCCTCGCCCGGGGGAACCGGCCGGCGCCCCCGGTGCGGCACCTCGGGGGCGTCCGCGGCGTTACCGTCGGGGAGGTCTGCGGAGCGGAGGAGCGAGCACGGTGGAACCAATCAGCCTGGTGGTCGGTGCGGCCCTGCTCGCCATGGGCTTCGTGGCCGGACGGCTCGGGCGCCGTCGTCCCGCCGGTCCTCCGCCCGTCCCGACGGCGGTGTGCGGCTGCGGGCACCCCCTGAGCCAGCACGACACCGAGAGCAACACCTGCTACGCCGAGCTGCGGCGCGACACCTTCGACAAGCGCGGCCGGTGGGCGGGGCACAGCTGGGTGCCCTGCACCTGCCGGCAGTACGTGGGCCCGCGCCCGATCGACGAGGTGTTCCTCCCCCGGATGCTCCCGCCGACCGACTGACGGAGGACCCGCTGCCCCCGCCCCTCGCGCGCTCGGGGCAGGCCCCTGCAGCAGGGCCGTGCGTGTCGCGCGTGCACGTACCCGGTGACCGACTCCCGCCGACGGCCGGCGCCGCGGGCTCAGGCGGGCGTCGGCTCCGCGAGGTCGGTCAGGGCGGTGACCAGCGCGGCCACCCGCGTCTGCCCGAGCTCGGTGGTCAGCGCCGCCTCGTGGGCCGACACCAGCGCCTCCAGGCGGTCCAGCCGGGTGCGGCCGCGGGCGGACAGGTGCACCCGCACCCGCCGGCCGTCGTCGGGATCGGGCAGCCGGTAGGCCAGCGCGGCGTCGACCAGCCCGTCGACCAGCCGGGTCGCGGTCGGCGCCGGGACGCACAGGACGGCGCACAGGCCGCTCATCGTCCGGCCGGGCCCCGACGCCAGCGCGCGCATCAGCCGGTAGGTCTCCAGCGTCGCGCCGTCCTCGGCGAGCACCGCCCCCACCCCACGGGCGACCCGCCGCGAGACCACGCTCAGCAGTTCGACGAGCGAGGTCGTCGCGATCCCGGTGGCCTCCTGCTCGACCGCCATGGACCGCACCATACTCAGACGGTGACCCGCCCGACCGTCCCGATGGACGCGTGGGAGGCCGCCGTCGCCGGCCGCTCCCCCGACGCCGTCCGGATCGGTCTGGCCGTCCCGCTGACCGGGTCGCTCGCCATGACCGCGCCCTCGGCGCTGGACCTCGCGGCGCTGGCCGCCGACGAGCTCACCGAGGCCGGTGGCGTCCGCGGACGCGCCGTCGAGCTGGTCACCGTCGACGCCGGACGGCGTCCCGCGGAGGTCGCCGCCGAGGTCGCCGCGCTGCACGCCGCCGGCGCCGTGGACGTCCTCGTCGGCTTCTCCACCAGCGACGTCTCGCGCGCGGTCGCCGCCGCGCTCGCCGGGCGCGCCGGCTACGTGTTCACCCCGCCGCACGAGGGCGGGCGCGGCACCCGCGGCGCGCTGCGCCTCGGCTCCTCGCCGCTGGTGCAGCACGCGGCCGCGCTGGCCTGGCTGGTGCGGCACCGGCGCGCGCGGCGCTGGGTGCTGCTCGGCACCGACTACGTGTGGCCGCAGGCGGTGCACCGGGCCGCGCGGACCGTGCTGCGCGACCTCGGCGCCGAGGTCGCCGGCGAGCTGCTCGTCCCGTTCGGCCCGTCCGACCCCGGCCCGGCGCTGGACCTGGTCCGCCGCACCCGCGCCGACGCCGTCCTGCTCAGCCTCGTCGGCCGCGACCTCGTCGCCTTCAACCGCGCCTTCGCCCGCGCCGGGCTCGACCGCCGCGTCGTCCGGCTCTCCGGGGCGCTCGAGGAGAACGGCCTCTACGCGGTGGGCGGCGACGGCACCGGCGAGCTCTACGCCTGCATGCCCTCCTTCGCCATGTCCCCGTCGGGAGAGGCCGACGGGGCCGGCGACGAGGGACAGCTGGCGCTGCAGGAGCGGCTGGCGGCGCGGGTCGGGCCGAACGCCCCGGTGGTGTGCGCCTACGCGCGCGGCGTCCACGACGGCGTCCGCACCGCCGCGCGGCTGCTGGAGACGGGCATGCCCGAGCCGGCGCGGATCCCCCGGCCCCGGCTGGCCCGCGCCGACGGGCTGCTGTTCCGCGAGGTCGGGTCGCCCGACTGACCCCCACTGCTTCCGATCGGAAACAACAGTGGCCTACCCTCCCCGCGTCCGGCTGCGTGCCGGCCGAGAGGAGGAGCCGTGAGCGACCCCCGCACCACCCCGTCCCCCGACCTCACGAAGCCGGGAGGGACCGGCGCCGGAGCGGTGCCCGCCGCCGGCGCGGCCGGCGTCGAGGAGTTCGGCTACCGCCAGGAGCTCAAGCGCTCGCTGACGTTCACCGACCTGCTGGTCTACGGCCTGGTCTTCATGGTCCCGATCGCGCCGTTCGGGATCTTCGGCAGCGTCTTCCAGGGCTCCGGCGGCATGATCGCACTCGCCTACGCCATCGGCGGGCTGGCGATGGCCTTCACCGCGGCGTCGTACTCGCAGATGTCGCGGGCGTTCCCGATGGCCGGCTCGGTCTACACCTACGCCGGCCGCGGCATCGCCCAGCCGGTCGGGTTCATGGCCGGCTGGATGATCCTGCTCGACTACGTGCTCGTCCCCGCGCTGCTCTACCTCATCGCCGCGGTCGCGATGAACTCGATCGTCACCTCGATCCCGGTGTGGGTGTGGCTGATCGGCTTCGTCGTCCTCAACACCGTCGTCAACTACTTCGGCATCGAGTTCACCGCGCGGGTCAACAAGATCATGCTGGTGGCCGAGCTGATCGTCCTGGCGGTCTTCCTGGTCATCGGCGTCATCGCGCTGGCCACCGGCGAGGGCCGCGGCTTCGACTTCACGCCGATCTACAACAGCGACACGTTCTCCCTCGAGCTCGTCTTCGGGGCGGTGTCGATCGCCGTCCTGAGCTTCCTCGGCTTCGACGGCATCTCCACCCTCGCCGAGGAGAACCGCGACTCCGCCCGCTCGATCGGCAAGGCGATGATCGCCGCGCTGGCGCTGGCCGGGACGCTGTTCATCGTGCAGACCTGGGTCGCCGCGCTGCTCGTCCCCGACCCCGACACCCTCATCGCCGAGGGCGACGCCGCCGGCACCGCGTTCTACGACGCGGCCGAGGTCGCCGGCGGCGCGTGGCTGGGCACCCTGACGGCGGTGGCGACGGCGGTGGCGTGGGGCTTCGCGAACTCCCTCGTCGCCCAGGCGGCCACCTCGCGACTGCTCTTCGCGATGGCCCGGGACCGCCAGCTGCCCGCCTTCCTGCGCCAGGTGCACCCGACCCGCCGCGTGCCGGTCAACGCCACGCTGCTGGTGGCGGTCGTCTCCCTCGTGCTGGGTCTCTACATGGAGTCCCGCGAGGACGGCATCACGCTGCTGTCGACGCTGGTCAACTTCGGCGCGCTGTCGGCGTTCCTGCTGCTGCACGTCTCGGTGGTGTGGCACTACGTCGGCCGGCTGGGGAGCAGGAACTACTGGCTGCACCTCGCGGTGCCCGTCATCGGGTTCGCGATCCTGGCCTACGTCGTCTACAACGCCCAGGTGGCCGCCCAGGAGCTCGGCTTCGTGTGGCTGGTCGTCGGCCTCGTGCTCATGGGCGTCCTGATCGCCACGGGCCGCAAGCCCGAGATCCGAGCGGAGGAGGACCTGTGACGGCGTCCCTGGAGGTCGTGTCGCTGGAGCCGACCCCCGACCAGTACCGCTTCTCCTTCGGCGGTGGCGAGCCGCTGCTCACGGTGGCGCCGGGCACGGTGGTCGAGCTGACCACCGAGGACTGCTACGGCGGCAGGGTCCGCGGCGTCGACGACCTGCCCAGCCAGGTGTGCGACTTCCCGTACCTCAACCCGGTGAGCGGCCCGATCGCCGTGGAGGGCGCCGAGCCCGGCGACACCCTGGCGGTGCACCTGGTCGACATCGCGCCGGCCCGCGACTGGGCGGTGTCGAGCACCTTCCCGCACTTCGGCGCGCTCACCACCACCCACTCGACGGCGATGCTGCACGAGCCGCTCGAGGAGCTGGTCTGGCTCTACGAGGTCGACCGCGAGCGGGGCACCTGCCTGTTCCGGCCGCGCCGCGGCGGCCCGGAGGTGGAGCTCCCGCTCGACCCGATGCACGGCACGATCGGCGTCGCCCCGGCCGCGGGCGAGGTGTTCGCCAGCATCACCCCGGGCGCGCACGGCGGGAACATGGACACCCCGGAGATGCGGGCGGGCACGACCGTCCACTTCGGCGTCAACGTGCCCGGCGGGATGCTCGCCCTCGGCGACGGGCACTGCCGCCAGGGCGAGGGCGAGGTGTGCGGCACCGCGGTCGAGTCGGCGATGCGCACGGTCGTCGTCGTCGACCTGGTCAAGGGCGGCGCCCCCGCGTGGCCGCGGCTGGAGACCGACGAGTTCCTCATGTCGACCGGGTCGGTCCGGCCGCTCGAGGACGCCTACCGGGTCAGCCAGCACGACCTGGTGACCTGGGCGGCGCAGCTCACCGGGTGGGACCCGCTGGACGCCCTGCAGCTGGTCAGCCAGGCCGGCCTGGCGCCCGCGGGCAACGTGGTCGACACCAACTACACGATGGTCGCCAAGCTGGCGAAGCGGTTCGTGCCGGGTGCCGTGGCGCACGACGGCGTCCACGAGCGGCTGCGCGCCACCGCCGCGGCCTACCTGCAGCAGCGCTGACGGCCGGCCCGGGACTCGCCTTTCACGCGCGGAAGGCGAGTCCCGGGCGCCCGGCGGGGTAGCGGAACGGAACGCCACCGCCGTCGGAGGAGTGCCCGTGCCCGAGTCCCCGCAGAACCGCCGGTCCGGCGGGCGCACCGCGCCCGGCCGCGCTCCCGGGTTCCTCCAGCCCAGTCGGCGAGCCACCCTCCTCGCGGCCACCGAGCCGGTCCGTGCCGCGGCGAGCGCCGGCGCACTCGCGCTCACCTATCCCCTGCTGCGCGGCGCCCCCCGCGGCGAGCCGCACGGCGTCCTCGTGCTCCCGGGGCTCATGGCCTCCGACGCCTCCACCGTGACCCTGCGCCGCTGGCTGCGCGGGCTGGGCTACCCGGTGGTCGGATGGGAGCTCGGCCGCAACCGCGGCCCCACCCGCGAGATCACCGAGCAGCTGCCGAAGCTGGTCGAGCAGCTCGCCGACCGGCACGGCGGCCCCGTCAGCGTCGTCGGGCAGAGCCTCGGCGGCATCTTCGCCCGGCGGCTGGCGCTGCGGGTGCCGCGGCTGGTGCGCCAGGTCGTCAGCCTCGGCTCGCCCTTCGGCCTGGCCGGCCGCCCCGCCGACGGCACGCCCGGCGCCCGTGCGTACGCCCGCTACCGGCACCTGCACGCCGTGCCGACCACCGGCCGGGGCGACCTGCGCGGCGCGCTGCCGGTCCCGAGCACCGCGGTCTACTCGCGCTGGGACGGCGTCGTCGACTGGCGGGCCTGCCGGCAGCGGCCCGGCCCGGGTGCGGAGAACGTCGGCGTGCACGCCAGTCACCTCGGGATGGGCCACGACCCGGCGGTGCTGTGGCTGGTCGCCGACCGCCTGGCCCAGTCCCGCGACGACTGGCGGCCCTTCACCCCGCCGGCCCGCCTGCGGCTGCTCTACACCAGCGAGGACGACGTCGACGGCTGACGCCGCGCGCGCAGGACGGCGTCGGCCACGTGGGCGTGCCCCTCGTGCCCGCCGTGCCCCTCGTGCCCGCCGTGGTCGTGTCCCCCGTGCCCGTTCTCGTGCGCGCGGGCGCGCCGCGGCCGGGTCTCGGCGACCTCCACCGTCCACTCGGCCGGGTCGAGGACGGCGGCCATCTGCTCGCCCGTGGCGTACCACTCGGGCAGTCCCGGCCGCTGCAGGCCGCGGGAGAGGTCGCTGCCGTCGTGCACGGTCACCAGCAGCGTGCCGCCGGGCGCGACCGCCGTCGCCAGCCGGCGCAGCACGTCGTCGCGGGTGGCGGGGAGGAAGTGCAGGAACGACGCCGTCACCAGGTCCCAGCGCTCGTCGCCGGGCTCCCACGTCGAGACGTCGGCCCGGCGGGTCTCCAGCGGCACACCGGCCTGCTCCGCCGCCGCGGCCGCCCGGTCCAGCGCGGTCCGGGAGAGGTCGAGCGCGGTGACCTGCCAGCCCCGCCCCGCCAGCCAGACGGCGTCGCCGCCCTCGCCGGCACCGGCGTCCAGCGCGCGCCCGGGCGGCAGCCCGGCGGCCTCGGTGGCCAGCACGTCGTTCACCCGGCCGCTCCAGACCCGGTGCTCCTGCGCCCGGTAGCGGTCCTCCCACCAGCGCTCGCCGAACTCCGGGTCGGTCTGCGCGCGCAGCACCTCGACCGCGAACCGGGTGTCCTCGGCGACGAGGTCGGCGTTGACCGCCGCCCCGGCCATCAGCCCGGCCGCGGCCGCGCCGATCACCTGGGCGCCCGGGTCGGCGACGTTGCCGGCGGCCCACACGCCGGGCACCGCGGTGGCGCCGCGCGGGTCCACCGGCACGTGCGCCCCGACGACGGCCTCACCCATCCGGAACGGCTCGGCCTCCAGGCCCAGCCCGGTCAGCACGGCCGATCGGGCCACGAACCGCGGGGCGACGACGACGGCCGCGCGCGGCACGACCCGCCCGTCCGCCAGGCGCACGCCGGTGAGCCGCCCGCTCCCGGTCTCCAGCGCCGCCACCTCGCCGCGCACCACCCGGACCCCGCGGGCGGCGAGCGCCTCGGCGGTGTCGTCGTCGGGCTCCGGCGCGGTGTGCAGGAAGAGGACGACGTCGGCGCTCCACTGCCGCCAGAGCTGGACCTGGTGCAGCGACATGGGGCCGGTGGCGACCACGCCGACCGCCTGGTCGCGCACCTCCCAGCCGTGGCAGTACGGGCAGTGCAGGACGTCGGTGCCCCACAGCTCGCGCACGCCCGGGATCTCCGGCAGCTCGTCGGTGAGGCCGGTGGTGACCAGCAGCCGGCGCGCCCGCAGTCCGCGGCCGCCGGCCAGCTCGACGGTGAAGGCGCCGGCCGAGCCGCCGACGGCGGTCACCGTGTCCCGCACCAGCGTTCCGCCGTACCCGGCGACCTCCGCCCGCCCGGCGGCGAGCAGGTCCGCGGGCGGCGTGCCGTCGCGGCCCAGGTAGTTGTGCATCTCGTGCGCCGGCGCGTTGCGCGGCGTCCCCTCGTCGACGACGGCGACCGAGCGCCGCGCCCGTCCCAGCGCCAGGGCCCCCGACAGGCCCGCCGCGCCTCCACCGATGACCACCACGTCGTACGTCTCGTCCATGCCGCCCACGGTGCGCCCAACGGTGCCGGCTTGACAAACTCCGTTGCAGGAACGGCAAACTGGACGGCGTGACCGACCTCGATGCCGTCCTCGACGCCGTGGGCCCGCGCCTGCGCGAGCTGCGCCGGCAACGCGGCGCCACGCTCGCCTCGCTGTCGGAGGACACCGGCATCTCGGTCTCCACGCTGTCCCGGCTGGAGTCCGGGCAGCGCCGGCCGACGCTGGAGCTGCTGCTGCCCCTGGCGCGGACGCACCAGGTGCCGCTCGACGAGCTCGTCGACGCCCCCGAGACCGGTGATCCGCGGGTGCGGCTCACGCCGGTCACCCGGCACGGCGCGACGTTCATCCCGCTGACCCGCCGGCCCGGTGGGCTGCAGGCCTACAAGCAGGTGCTGCCACCGCGCTGGGGCGGGGAGCCCGGCGAGCAGCGCTCGCACGGGGGCTGGGAGTGGGTCTACGTCCTGTCCGGGCGGCTGCGGCTGCTGCTCGGCGACACCGACGTCGTCCTCACGCCCGGCGAGGTGGCGGAGTTCGACACCCGCACCCCGCACTGGCTCGGCAACCCCGACGACCGGCCGGCCGAGCTGCTGGCCCTCTACGGCCCGCAGGGCGAGCGCATCCACGTCCGCGCCGCCACCGCCCGCCGCGGCTGATCCGGCCGGCGGGGTCAGACGGTGCCCACCGTCACGCGCGCCGCCGCACGCGCACGCAGCCACGGCAGCAGGTCGTCGACGGGCATCGCCCGGCCGAGGTGCCAGCCCTGCACGATGTCGCAGCCCATCTCCCGCAACAGCTCCCAGGTCGCGGCGTCCTCCACGCCCTCGGCGACCACCTCGAGCTGGAGGTGCCGGCCGAGGTCGGTGACGGCCCGGACGATGGCGACGTCCTCCGTGCCCCTCCGCAGGCCCGTGACGAAGCTGCGGTCGATCTTGACCTCGTCGACCGGCAGCCGCTTGAGGTAGGACAGCGACGAGTAGCCGGTGCCGAAGTCGTCGACCGACAGCCGCACCCCCAGGTCGCGCAGCCGGTGCAGCAGCGCGATGGCCCGCGCGGGGTCGGCCATGACCGAGCCCTCGGTCACCTCCAGCGTGAGCCGGTGCGCCGGCACGGCGTGGCGGGCCAACAGCCGGGCGACCTCGTCGACGAGGTCGGTGTCCAGCAGGCTGCGCGCCGACAGGTTGACCGCGACGCCGAGCCCGTGACCCTCCGCCTGCCAGGCCGCACACGCCGCCAGGGAGCGGTCGAGGACGTGCGTCGTCAGCGGGCCGATCAGGCCGCTGCGCTCGGCCACCGGGACGAACTCCTCCGGCGAGACGCTGCCCAGCTCCGGGTGGTGCCAGCGGACGAGCGCCTCCACGCCGCTGACCTCGCCGGTGGCCAACCGGGCCTGCGGCTGCACGTGGACCTCGATGCCACCGCCGGCGAGGGCGGTGCGCAGCTCGGAGACGAGCGTCAGCCGCCGCGGGTCGCTGGTGTCGAGGTCGGGGGTGTAGACGCGCAGGCCGCGCGCCGCACCCTTGGCGTCGTACATGGCGACGTCGGCCCTCTTGAGCAGCCCCGCGGGGTCGGACGCGTGCGCGGGCGCGAGGGCGATGCCCAGCGAACCGCCCACCTCGACCTCGAGGCCCCCCAGCGCGATCGGCTGCTCGAGGGCCCGCAGCAGGCGCCGCCCGAGGCGGACCACCCGGTCCTCGTCGGCGGCGTCGGTCACCAGGACGGCGAACTCGTCGCCGCCCAGACGGGTGACGGTGCCCGCGGACCCGGCCGCGGACACCAGGCGGGCCGCGACCTCCACCAGCAGCTGGTCGCCCTGCTGGTGGCCGAGGGTGTCGTTGACCTCCTTGAAACCGTCCAGGTCGAGGATCATGACCGCGGCTCCGGCGGCCCGGCCGCTCCGGACGTCGTCGAGGGCCGGGGTCAGCCGGCGCTGCAGGAAGGCCCGGTTGGGCAGGCCGGTCAGGGCGTCGTGCAGCGCCTCGTGCCGCAGCCTGTCGATCAGCTCGCCGTTCTGCAGCGCGACGCTGGCGTGGTTGGCGACGGTCTCGAGGAGCAGCACGTCCTCCTCGTCGAAGGTCCGGACGTCGCCCAGGCGGTCGGTGACCAGCAGGACGCCGACGGTGCCGGCCCCACCCCGCAGCGGGACGGCGATCGCCTCGCGCGCGTGCTGGGCAGCCAGCCACTCCCGCTCCGCGGCTCCCCGCGTGGTGCGCGGCAGCAGCTGGGCCTCCCCGTCGGCGACCACGCCGCGCAGCAGCCACTCGTCGGCAGGTGACTGCCCGCCCTCGGAGCGCGACAGCCGGCCGGACGCGCCCAGGCGGACACGGGCGACGGTGCCGCTCCCCGGGGCGGGGAAGAGGACCTCGGCGTTCTCCGCCTTGAGCAGCTCACGCGCCTCGGCCAGGACGTTGCCGAGCACGACGTCGATCTCCGGCGAGCTGGTCACCGCCTGGGTGAAGCGGTACAGCCGCTCGAGGTTGAGGTGACGGTCGTTGAGGGACGCGTAGGACCGGTAGGCGGCCAGCAGCCCGGCGGCGGCGAGCAGCAGCAGCCAGGTGCTGCGGACATCGGCGGCCAGGCTCGTGACGGCGACGAGTGCGACCGCCACCACCATGGGCGCGACCGGCTGCCCGGTCACCGCCTCGCGGGCGAGGGCCGCGGGGCGCAGGCCGCCCTCGAAGGCAGCGATCACGAGGCCGATGGACACGATGCCGAGCACGTTGGCCAGCAGGGCGGCGGCCAGTGCGCCGACCCAGAGCACGGGGACCCCGTCGGCGAGGTGGCCGACCACGCCGAAGACGAGGACGGCGACACCGGTCTCGGCCGCGGCGAGGGAGAGGTTGAAGGCCGTCTTGAGCGGCGTCGACCTCCGGTGGAGCACGAGCACGGCCGCGGACCCCGCCAGACGGCCGGCCAGCAGCGACAGCGGACCGGCGAAGAACAGCCCGAGGACCAGCGGCAGCTCGCTGACGGCGACCGTCTGCGCCTCCCGCTTGACCTGGATGTGCAGGACGGTGGCCTCGGTGGCCGCGTAGGCGAGGGCCAGCGCCCACCAGGGCAGGTCCACGCCGCCGTGCGGGCCGGTGGGCAGGGCGGGCGCGCCGGGCGCCGTCCACAGCGTCCCGACGGTGAGCCCGACCAGCGCGGCCGTGATGCCCAGGACCCGCAGTACGGGGCCGCACGCGCGCCGGCGCGGGGCCGGGCGCCCACCGTGCTCCGGCTCGTCCACGTGCCACCTCCTCGGGATCGGGTCTCCCCGTAGACGACGGCAGGGTGGGGTGCGACCTGCAGTCGCACCCCACCCCGGTCACCCCGAGGGGTCAGCCGATCGCGTCGCTCATCCCCATGCCGCGCTGGCGAGGTCGGCCGTCCGCCACTGACGGGTCGACCAGGAGGCGTCGCGCCACTGACGGGTCGACCACGTGGTCGTGACCCAGGACCCGTCCCTCCACTGGCGGGTCGACCAGGAGGCGTCCCGCCATTGCCGGGTGTCCCAGGCCGGCTGGGTCCACTCGGCCGTGCGCCAGGTCGTGCCGTCCCAGCCGTCGCCGCTGAGGAGGTGGCCGCGCCAGGTGCCGCCCGCCCACACCGTCTGCCGGGCGGAGGCGGCGGCCCAGGCCCGGCCGTCCCAGGCGTTGCCGAAGACGTCGATCTCGCCCTGCAGGAGCACCCCGTCGTGGTCGACGTGGCTCGTCCCGCGGGACGCCTCGACCGAGCCGGTCCCGGTGCTCCAGAACTGGGACGACTGGGTGGCAGCGGCGTTCGGCTTGACCTGCGCCTGCCGGACGTCGGTCAGCCCGTTGCCCCGGTACTGGTTGGTCGTCGAGCTGAACGCCGTCGCCGTCGCCATGATCTGGCGCTTGACCTGGTCCGGGGTCAGCCGCGGGTCCTCCTGCAGCAGCAGGGCGACCTCGCCGCTGACCACCGCAGCGGCCTGCGACGTGCCCGACGAGACGGCGAAGCGGGCGCCGCGCCGGGCGTCGGCGTGCCGCTCGTCGGCGTAGCCGTTG from Geodermatophilus normandii includes these protein-coding regions:
- a CDS encoding ABC transporter substrate-binding protein, coding for MTRPTVPMDAWEAAVAGRSPDAVRIGLAVPLTGSLAMTAPSALDLAALAADELTEAGGVRGRAVELVTVDAGRRPAEVAAEVAALHAAGAVDVLVGFSTSDVSRAVAAALAGRAGYVFTPPHEGGRGTRGALRLGSSPLVQHAAALAWLVRHRRARRWVLLGTDYVWPQAVHRAARTVLRDLGAEVAGELLVPFGPSDPGPALDLVRRTRADAVLLSLVGRDLVAFNRAFARAGLDRRVVRLSGALEENGLYAVGGDGTGELYACMPSFAMSPSGEADGAGDEGQLALQERLAARVGPNAPVVCAYARGVHDGVRTAARLLETGMPEPARIPRPRLARADGLLFREVGSPD
- a CDS encoding esterase/lipase family protein; its protein translation is MPESPQNRRSGGRTAPGRAPGFLQPSRRATLLAATEPVRAAASAGALALTYPLLRGAPRGEPHGVLVLPGLMASDASTVTLRRWLRGLGYPVVGWELGRNRGPTREITEQLPKLVEQLADRHGGPVSVVGQSLGGIFARRLALRVPRLVRQVVSLGSPFGLAGRPADGTPGARAYARYRHLHAVPTTGRGDLRGALPVPSTAVYSRWDGVVDWRACRQRPGPGAENVGVHASHLGMGHDPAVLWLVADRLAQSRDDWRPFTPPARLRLLYTSEDDVDG
- a CDS encoding MarR family winged helix-turn-helix transcriptional regulator; translated protein: MAVEQEATGIATTSLVELLSVVSRRVARGVGAVLAEDGATLETYRLMRALASGPGRTMSGLCAVLCVPAPTATRLVDGLVDAALAYRLPDPDDGRRVRVHLSARGRTRLDRLEALVSAHEAALTTELGQTRVAALVTALTDLAEPTPA
- a CDS encoding bifunctional NAD(P)/FAD-dependent oxidoreductase/class I SAM-dependent methyltransferase encodes the protein MDETYDVVVIGGGAAGLSGALALGRARRSVAVVDEGTPRNAPAHEMHNYLGRDGTPPADLLAAGRAEVAGYGGTLVRDTVTAVGGSAGAFTVELAGGRGLRARRLLVTTGLTDELPEIPGVRELWGTDVLHCPYCHGWEVRDQAVGVVATGPMSLHQVQLWRQWSADVVLFLHTAPEPDDDTAEALAARGVRVVRGEVAALETGSGRLTGVRLADGRVVPRAAVVVAPRFVARSAVLTGLGLEAEPFRMGEAVVGAHVPVDPRGATAVPGVWAAGNVADPGAQVIGAAAAGLMAGAAVNADLVAEDTRFAVEVLRAQTDPEFGERWWEDRYRAQEHRVWSGRVNDVLATEAAGLPPGRALDAGAGEGGDAVWLAGRGWQVTALDLSRTALDRAAAAAEQAGVPLETRRADVSTWEPGDERWDLVTASFLHFLPATRDDVLRRLATAVAPGGTLLVTVHDGSDLSRGLQRPGLPEWYATGEQMAAVLDPAEWTVEVAETRPRRARAHENGHGGHDHGGHEGHGGHEGHAHVADAVLRARRQPSTSSSLV
- a CDS encoding APC family permease is translated as MSDPRTTPSPDLTKPGGTGAGAVPAAGAAGVEEFGYRQELKRSLTFTDLLVYGLVFMVPIAPFGIFGSVFQGSGGMIALAYAIGGLAMAFTAASYSQMSRAFPMAGSVYTYAGRGIAQPVGFMAGWMILLDYVLVPALLYLIAAVAMNSIVTSIPVWVWLIGFVVLNTVVNYFGIEFTARVNKIMLVAELIVLAVFLVIGVIALATGEGRGFDFTPIYNSDTFSLELVFGAVSIAVLSFLGFDGISTLAEENRDSARSIGKAMIAALALAGTLFIVQTWVAALLVPDPDTLIAEGDAAGTAFYDAAEVAGGAWLGTLTAVATAVAWGFANSLVAQAATSRLLFAMARDRQLPAFLRQVHPTRRVPVNATLLVAVVSLVLGLYMESREDGITLLSTLVNFGALSAFLLLHVSVVWHYVGRLGSRNYWLHLAVPVIGFAILAYVVYNAQVAAQELGFVWLVVGLVLMGVLIATGRKPEIRAEEDL
- a CDS encoding acetamidase/formamidase family protein, with translation MTASLEVVSLEPTPDQYRFSFGGGEPLLTVAPGTVVELTTEDCYGGRVRGVDDLPSQVCDFPYLNPVSGPIAVEGAEPGDTLAVHLVDIAPARDWAVSSTFPHFGALTTTHSTAMLHEPLEELVWLYEVDRERGTCLFRPRRGGPEVELPLDPMHGTIGVAPAAGEVFASITPGAHGGNMDTPEMRAGTTVHFGVNVPGGMLALGDGHCRQGEGEVCGTAVESAMRTVVVVDLVKGGAPAWPRLETDEFLMSTGSVRPLEDAYRVSQHDLVTWAAQLTGWDPLDALQLVSQAGLAPAGNVVDTNYTMVAKLAKRFVPGAVAHDGVHERLRATAAAYLQQR
- a CDS encoding helix-turn-helix domain-containing protein, producing MTDLDAVLDAVGPRLRELRRQRGATLASLSEDTGISVSTLSRLESGQRRPTLELLLPLARTHQVPLDELVDAPETGDPRVRLTPVTRHGATFIPLTRRPGGLQAYKQVLPPRWGGEPGEQRSHGGWEWVYVLSGRLRLLLGDTDVVLTPGEVAEFDTRTPHWLGNPDDRPAELLALYGPQGERIHVRAATARRG
- a CDS encoding acyl-CoA dehydrogenase family protein, yielding MTETARTDFYALDELLTREEIDVRDRVADWCAKEVTPRINDYWERAEFPFELVPGFAELGIAGGTIEGYGSPGMSAVAAGLVAAELARADGSIGTFNGVHSFLAMQSIALLGSEEQRERFLPEMARMEKIGAFGLTEPRHGSDAVALETRARRDGDSFVLDGQKKWIGNGSIADYVLIWARDEEGAVGGYVVEKGTPGFTARVMTGKTALRAVWQAEITLEGARVPAENKLENCRSFKDVSTILDRTRYTVAWRALGVAMASYELALAHCLGREQFGQPIAGYQLVQEKLATMLAEITNMQLMCWRLSGLADAGRMTAAMASLAKRHCCAAARAIVADARDLFGGDGILLEHHIARHHADIEAIYTFEGTDHVQALIVGREITGLSAISGRRR